From a single Lewinella sp. LCG006 genomic region:
- a CDS encoding PAS domain-containing sensor histidine kinase, with product MDIYQQKSRQKWYLAILGLAIIIFSIWYTSHMAERLAVVERNNTRFYAIAQGDLSTWDNEAEDYCDYTLHSEILLSNSTIPVIIVNENGGVDWGANWGSEERDTNKVYLQQKVQELIQDGAEPIAGYGTTLYFGESRILRQLRYFPIVQFLLIGGFIVFGYLGLNSARRSEQNRVWVGMAKETAHQLGTPISAIVAWIEHLKLIRSEDEETMEIVEELRNDVQRLELIADRFSKIGSVPKLDQVNIYEELGKCKDYMQRRASRKVIFDFPDPVLNQQTVSINPHLFEWVIENLLRNALDAMGSEGEINAEVYEDSQYVFVDITDSGKGIPASNHKRVFQPGFTTKKRGWGLGLSLTKRIIEEYHGGKIFVKRSEEGKGTTFTISLPKQTAS from the coding sequence ATGGATATCTATCAGCAAAAATCACGGCAAAAATGGTACCTCGCTATCCTGGGGCTGGCGATTATCATTTTTTCGATCTGGTATACCAGTCACATGGCAGAACGACTAGCCGTGGTAGAGCGGAACAATACGCGTTTTTACGCCATTGCGCAAGGTGACTTGAGTACCTGGGACAACGAAGCTGAGGATTATTGTGACTACACCCTGCATTCAGAAATTTTACTTTCGAATTCAACGATCCCTGTTATCATTGTCAATGAAAATGGTGGTGTTGACTGGGGTGCTAACTGGGGAAGTGAAGAAAGAGATACCAACAAAGTGTACCTGCAACAAAAAGTACAAGAACTTATTCAGGATGGAGCAGAACCTATTGCAGGGTACGGCACTACACTCTATTTCGGCGAAAGCAGAATCCTACGACAACTGCGTTATTTCCCTATCGTTCAATTTTTGCTGATTGGTGGTTTTATTGTTTTTGGTTACCTCGGACTTAATTCGGCTCGCCGCTCCGAGCAAAATCGTGTTTGGGTGGGCATGGCTAAAGAAACCGCTCACCAGTTGGGCACCCCCATTTCTGCCATTGTCGCCTGGATTGAACACCTCAAGCTCATCCGTAGTGAGGACGAAGAAACCATGGAAATCGTGGAGGAACTCCGCAACGATGTGCAACGGCTGGAACTGATTGCCGATCGCTTTTCGAAGATTGGGTCGGTGCCCAAATTGGACCAGGTCAATATTTACGAAGAGTTGGGCAAGTGCAAGGATTATATGCAACGTCGTGCTTCCCGCAAGGTGATTTTCGATTTTCCTGATCCAGTGTTGAACCAGCAAACCGTGAGTATCAATCCGCATTTATTTGAGTGGGTGATCGAAAATTTGCTGCGCAACGCCCTTGATGCCATGGGGAGTGAAGGTGAAATCAATGCCGAAGTTTATGAGGATAGCCAATACGTTTTTGTAGACATCACCGATTCCGGCAAGGGGATTCCGGCCAGCAATCACAAGCGGGTCTTTCAGCCTGGGTTCACCACCAAAAAAAGAGGCTGGGGGCTGGGCCTTAGCCTGACCAAACGTATCATCGAAGAATATCACGGGGGTAAAATTTTTGTAAAACGCTCGGAAGAAGGCAAAGGCACCACTTTTACCATAAGTTTACCAAAACAAACGGCCTCGTAA
- a CDS encoding DUF3089 domain-containing protein: MKLLPFLLSSCLLALFLTNCQVHPRQPFSSALVPTAPDYSQDRFWAALPWKQDAADKTPEGLTNQQASAKVDVFFLHPTTYTGKRGDKLWNGPVKDPELNERTDDSPIQYQASIFNGSGRVFAPYYRQAHLYAYFTEDTLSAQRAFDLAYDDVRKAFRYYLANHNQNRPIIIASHSQGTTHAIRLLKEFFDDKPLSRQLVAAYIVGIPVLSTAFTKLAPCQDSTDLNCYTAWRTFKRGYEPKQTHPEIVVTNPLLWTLEDTYAPATLNEGAVIRPFEKVREEAADAQVAGPVLWASKPKFPGSWLLMTKNYHIGDMNIYYQNIRENVALRVSTYLGQHP; encoded by the coding sequence ATGAAACTCCTTCCCTTTCTCTTAAGCAGTTGTCTTCTAGCGCTTTTTTTGACGAATTGCCAGGTTCATCCTCGCCAACCATTCTCTTCTGCGCTGGTGCCTACTGCTCCTGATTATAGCCAGGATCGCTTTTGGGCGGCTTTACCCTGGAAGCAGGATGCCGCCGACAAAACGCCAGAAGGCCTTACCAACCAGCAAGCCAGTGCCAAAGTAGATGTATTTTTCCTTCATCCTACGACCTACACCGGCAAACGAGGAGATAAGCTTTGGAATGGTCCCGTAAAAGATCCCGAGTTAAATGAACGTACCGACGATAGCCCTATTCAGTACCAGGCCAGTATTTTCAACGGCTCTGGCCGGGTCTTTGCCCCCTACTACCGTCAGGCTCACCTCTATGCCTATTTTACGGAAGATACCCTGAGTGCCCAGCGGGCTTTTGATTTAGCGTACGACGATGTGCGCAAAGCTTTCCGCTATTATTTGGCCAACCACAACCAAAATCGGCCGATTATCATTGCCTCACACAGCCAGGGCACTACGCACGCTATCCGCCTACTGAAAGAGTTTTTTGATGACAAGCCGCTGTCCAGGCAACTTGTCGCGGCCTATATCGTCGGCATCCCCGTGCTGAGTACGGCCTTCACCAAACTAGCCCCCTGCCAGGACAGTACCGATTTGAATTGCTATACGGCCTGGCGCACCTTCAAACGAGGTTATGAACCCAAACAAACTCACCCCGAAATAGTGGTGACCAACCCCTTGCTTTGGACCCTGGAAGACACCTACGCACCCGCCACCCTGAATGAAGGAGCCGTTATTCGGCCTTTCGAAAAAGTACGCGAGGAAGCGGCCGATGCGCAGGTAGCAGGCCCGGTCTTATGGGCATCCAAACCAAAATTTCCCGGGAGCTGGTTGTTGATGACCAAAAATTATCACATCGGTGATATGAATATTTACTACCAAAACATCCGGGAAAACGTAGCTTTAAGGGTTTCAACCTACCTTGGGCAGCATCCCTAA
- a CDS encoding nuclear transport factor 2 family protein, translating to MRYLVLLLVITTIFSNLNAQEVASEEAAVAAAIKTLFDGMRSADSATVATLLHPDIRMQSVGYDKDGKPYIQQGSSQRWLQSIASYPAGTLDERLYSLVIEVDLPLATAWTDYSFFLNGELSHCGTNAFQMVKLADGWKIHQVTDTRRKTACITETMALADSVHAFVDAWHVAAAEADEDTFFGSMAPDGIYLGTDASERWLRDTFHVWAQFAFDRESAWSFKPYDRQLYFSDNNKYVWWEEMLETWMGPCRGSGVAHYENGQWKIKHYNLAVTIDNDKIEGFIELTKE from the coding sequence ATGAGATATCTAGTACTGCTATTGGTCATTACCACCATCTTTTCTAACCTGAACGCCCAGGAAGTTGCGAGCGAAGAGGCCGCTGTTGCCGCAGCCATCAAGACGCTTTTTGATGGAATGCGTTCAGCGGACAGTGCCACCGTTGCGACCTTGCTTCATCCCGATATTCGGATGCAGAGTGTGGGCTACGACAAGGACGGTAAGCCTTATATTCAACAAGGGAGTAGCCAGCGTTGGTTGCAATCTATTGCTTCTTACCCGGCCGGGACGCTGGACGAGCGCTTGTACTCGCTGGTAATAGAAGTAGATCTGCCCCTCGCCACGGCTTGGACAGACTACAGCTTTTTTCTCAATGGCGAGTTGTCTCATTGCGGTACCAACGCCTTTCAGATGGTCAAGCTAGCCGATGGCTGGAAAATCCACCAGGTGACGGACACCCGAAGGAAAACAGCCTGTATCACCGAAACCATGGCCCTCGCCGATAGCGTCCATGCTTTTGTTGACGCCTGGCATGTAGCTGCTGCTGAGGCTGATGAGGATACTTTTTTTGGGAGCATGGCCCCGGATGGGATCTACCTGGGCACCGATGCCAGCGAGCGCTGGTTGAGAGATACCTTTCATGTTTGGGCACAATTTGCCTTCGATCGCGAGTCGGCCTGGTCATTCAAGCCTTATGATCGGCAGCTCTATTTTAGCGACAACAACAAATACGTGTGGTGGGAGGAAATGCTCGAAACCTGGATGGGCCCTTGCCGGGGATCGGGCGTAGCTCACTACGAAAATGGCCAGTGGAAAATCAAGCACTACAACCTGGCTGTGACGATTGACAATGACAAAATCGAGGGGTTTATTGAACTTACGAAGGAGTGA
- a CDS encoding adenylate kinase encodes MINLILFGPPGSGKGTQAAKLVEKYNLLHISTGDLFRYEMGNDTPLGQEAKSYIQKGELVPDSVTIGMLRNKVTSTPDVEGYIFDGFPRTVAQAEALDALMQEMETSISKLILLSVDDNEIVTRLLERGKTSGRSDDQDESTIRNRIKIFKNETSPVFDYYAEQEKAVQVEGIGSIADIFSRLCAEIDVLV; translated from the coding sequence ATGATCAATTTGATTTTATTTGGCCCTCCGGGATCTGGTAAAGGAACCCAGGCTGCTAAATTGGTAGAAAAGTACAATTTGTTGCACATCAGTACCGGCGATCTTTTCCGTTACGAAATGGGCAATGACACCCCTTTGGGGCAGGAGGCTAAATCATACATCCAGAAAGGTGAGTTGGTTCCTGACAGTGTAACCATTGGAATGCTCCGCAACAAAGTAACGTCTACGCCTGATGTAGAAGGTTATATTTTTGATGGTTTTCCACGCACCGTTGCTCAGGCGGAAGCCTTGGACGCATTGATGCAGGAAATGGAGACTTCCATCTCTAAGCTGATCTTGTTGAGTGTGGATGACAACGAAATTGTCACCCGCTTACTAGAACGGGGCAAAACGAGTGGCCGGTCGGACGACCAGGACGAAAGCACCATTCGCAATCGTATTAAAATATTCAAGAACGAAACCAGTCCTGTTTTCGATTATTACGCAGAACAGGAAAAAGCTGTACAGGTGGAAGGTATCGGCAGCATTGCTGACATCTTTAGCCGCCTATGTGCTGAGATTGACGTGCTGGTATAA
- a CDS encoding carboxypeptidase regulatory-like domain-containing protein, with translation MATNKYYRVFKQLSLQLSSLGKSPKHFKISIAGLPLGLLPLLFLLIGYSLNAQATLRGSVRDADNGQYLTGATVYLNNIKKGTDTDTLGRFRFADLTPGRYSVEVSFLGYQQLVLSEILVSSGKEQVLDIELQEAPTSLTSVTVKASRASQSGASPNLLRLTQEETLRFPATFNDPARLATAYPGISSANDQANHLVIRGQSPLGMHWRLEGLEIVNPNHTANAGTFSDRSTLSGGGVNALSAQLLEEANFYLGAFPASYGNATAGLLDLRLRNGNNEQREYTVQAGLIGFDLAAEGPFTTGASSYLINYRYSFTGLLSDLGVPLGDEDIRFQDLSFKLNFPGTKGNSLQLFGLMGTSSNEFTQPTDTTTWESEKDLYHTIDFDSKMATFGFNWQQPQRDKGLWQLSGAWSGIRNNRLALADDLLTREYNNLEQEKTSLRFSYRRKLLPFGSVTFGLEGLYLDQKVAREFPFTTEGISGRVSEGVVLSPYLDWRYQIKKVNLQLGWRATTYLNWLDEKTYSEPRLAVSYLANKTTVFGGEYNVTTQAPSPYAPQLQARKARQYSLFWNRKLGDARKVSLQLYQQELSQIAGAGARSSINQLEIILPVSSATTEGRTRGVELSLQQFATGGWWYVLSGSLFDARYLDEQGEWVKTRFAQDFASALTFGKEWSGTDQLNRTNRFGFNVAVRWNGGLRSAPILLDDSKTARTTVFDYDAGFTRQLPNYFRTDLRIYYQKNHANWNSMLSLDIQNWSGQQNTAFEYYDRFLDQVATRYQLEFIPILSYRVNF, from the coding sequence ATGGCAACCAATAAGTATTACCGCGTTTTCAAACAGCTATCCCTACAACTAAGTAGTTTGGGCAAAAGCCCCAAGCACTTTAAAATCAGTATTGCCGGACTACCGCTAGGGCTGCTTCCTTTGCTCTTTCTCCTCATAGGCTATAGCCTAAACGCCCAGGCAACCCTGCGTGGAAGCGTACGCGATGCCGACAACGGACAATACCTTACCGGTGCTACGGTTTACCTCAATAATATCAAGAAAGGAACGGATACCGACACCCTGGGCCGGTTCCGCTTTGCGGACTTAACACCGGGGAGGTATTCGGTTGAAGTCTCCTTCTTAGGATACCAGCAACTGGTATTGAGCGAAATCCTCGTTTCTTCCGGCAAGGAGCAAGTACTCGATATTGAACTACAAGAAGCTCCTACCAGCCTTACTTCCGTTACCGTCAAGGCTAGCCGAGCCTCACAAAGCGGAGCCAGCCCTAATTTGCTCCGACTCACCCAGGAAGAGACCCTCCGTTTCCCGGCCACCTTCAATGATCCGGCAAGATTGGCAACCGCCTATCCGGGTATCAGTAGTGCCAACGACCAGGCCAACCACCTGGTCATTCGCGGACAGTCGCCACTAGGGATGCACTGGCGATTGGAGGGGCTAGAGATTGTCAACCCCAACCACACCGCCAACGCCGGAACCTTTTCAGACCGCAGCACCCTCAGCGGCGGTGGCGTCAATGCGCTGAGTGCTCAATTGCTGGAGGAGGCCAATTTTTACCTGGGCGCTTTCCCGGCCAGCTACGGCAATGCTACCGCCGGATTGCTGGATTTGCGTTTGCGCAATGGCAATAATGAACAGCGAGAATATACGGTTCAAGCCGGACTCATCGGTTTTGATCTGGCGGCAGAAGGCCCTTTTACTACCGGAGCAAGTTCTTACCTGATCAACTATCGCTATTCTTTCACGGGCTTACTGAGCGACTTGGGGGTACCACTGGGCGATGAAGACATCCGTTTTCAAGACCTCAGCTTCAAGCTGAATTTCCCGGGAACAAAAGGTAATTCTTTACAGCTTTTTGGCCTAATGGGCACCAGTAGCAACGAGTTTACGCAGCCCACAGATACCACGACCTGGGAGAGCGAAAAAGACCTGTACCATACCATCGATTTTGACTCCAAGATGGCCACCTTCGGCTTCAATTGGCAACAACCCCAACGCGACAAAGGACTCTGGCAATTGTCGGGTGCCTGGTCGGGTATCCGCAACAACCGACTCGCGCTAGCCGATGATCTGCTTACGCGGGAATACAACAATCTGGAACAAGAAAAAACATCGCTGCGGTTTAGCTATCGCCGAAAATTACTGCCTTTTGGGAGCGTCACTTTTGGTTTGGAAGGACTGTACCTGGACCAAAAAGTGGCGAGAGAATTTCCCTTCACAACCGAGGGGATTTCGGGTCGCGTCAGTGAAGGAGTCGTCCTGAGCCCTTACCTGGATTGGCGTTACCAAATTAAAAAAGTGAATCTGCAACTAGGCTGGCGAGCAACCACCTACCTGAACTGGCTGGATGAAAAAACGTACTCCGAACCGCGTCTGGCCGTTAGTTACCTCGCCAACAAGACCACCGTTTTCGGTGGCGAATACAATGTCACCACCCAAGCCCCTTCACCTTACGCACCTCAGTTGCAAGCCCGTAAAGCGAGGCAATACAGTTTGTTCTGGAATCGAAAACTCGGTGATGCCCGAAAAGTAAGTCTCCAACTTTACCAGCAGGAACTTAGCCAGATCGCCGGAGCAGGTGCTCGTTCCAGCATCAACCAGTTGGAGATCATCTTGCCCGTATCGTCTGCTACGACCGAAGGGCGAACCCGTGGGGTAGAGCTCAGTTTGCAACAATTTGCTACCGGAGGCTGGTGGTATGTCCTCAGTGGCAGTTTGTTTGACGCACGTTATCTCGATGAGCAAGGCGAATGGGTAAAAACGCGCTTCGCGCAGGATTTTGCCTCGGCCCTGACTTTTGGTAAAGAATGGAGCGGCACCGACCAGCTCAACCGCACCAATCGGTTTGGCTTCAATGTGGCCGTCCGCTGGAATGGAGGGCTACGTTCAGCCCCCATCTTATTGGACGATTCAAAAACAGCCAGAACCACCGTCTTTGATTACGATGCAGGATTCACCAGGCAATTGCCCAATTACTTCCGTACAGACTTGAGGATTTACTACCAAAAAAATCACGCCAACTGGAACTCCATGCTTTCGCTGGATATACAGAATTGGAGTGGTCAGCAAAATACCGCCTTTGAATATTATGATCGTTTCCTCGACCAGGTAGCCACGCGCTACCAGCTGGAGTTCATCCCTATTTTGAGCTATCGGGTCAATTTTTAA
- a CDS encoding transmembrane 220 family protein has protein sequence MIIRFLIALLFFVFAYVQLNDPDPWLWVLLYASTGAMWGVSVFYEIPKRVSQIGVVVILVGLLFLLPDFINWVKMGMPTITATMKAEAPHIELTREFLGLGICAFAWWRLGKKNSSLS, from the coding sequence ATGATTATCAGATTTCTTATTGCACTCCTTTTTTTCGTTTTCGCCTACGTTCAACTCAACGACCCCGATCCCTGGCTGTGGGTATTGCTTTACGCTAGTACCGGTGCAATGTGGGGGGTATCGGTTTTTTACGAAATACCCAAAAGGGTCTCCCAAATTGGGGTGGTGGTGATTCTTGTTGGCTTGCTTTTTCTACTACCCGATTTTATCAACTGGGTAAAAATGGGTATGCCTACGATCACGGCTACGATGAAAGCAGAGGCACCGCATATTGAACTCACCAGAGAGTTTCTTGGTTTGGGCATCTGTGCTTTTGCCTGGTGGCGGTTGGGAAAAAAGAATTCTTCCCTATCTTGA
- the obgE gene encoding GTPase ObgE: MAGSNFVDYVKINCISGHGGRGSAHFMRTKGAPKGGPDGGDGGRGGHIILKGNRNLWTLLAFKYKKHIKAGIGGHGSSNNSSGSFGEDVILEVPLGTVVKDPDTQEVLFEITEHDQEVIMVPGGRGGLGNTNFKSSTNQSPQYAQPGEEGIEVWRILEMKVLADVGLVGFPNAGKSTLLAALTAAKPEIANYPFTTITPNLGIVQYRDGRSFAMADIPGIIEDAHLGKGLGHRFLRHIERNATLLFCISADADSIKASYRILLNELEQYNPELLDKPRLLAITKRDLIDDELEELLTPELPEDIPYLFISAVTNHGLTELKDRLWTYISEARKDDDSRGAMEEEE, encoded by the coding sequence GTGGCAGGTAGCAATTTTGTAGATTACGTTAAGATTAATTGTATTTCCGGTCATGGAGGAAGAGGGTCCGCGCATTTTATGCGTACCAAAGGCGCTCCCAAGGGAGGTCCTGACGGCGGTGATGGCGGACGCGGTGGTCATATTATTCTTAAAGGCAACCGCAATCTCTGGACATTGCTGGCTTTCAAGTACAAAAAGCACATCAAGGCCGGCATTGGCGGGCACGGTAGCTCCAACAACTCAAGTGGTTCTTTTGGTGAGGACGTTATCCTGGAAGTTCCTTTAGGTACTGTCGTAAAAGATCCGGACACCCAGGAAGTCCTTTTTGAAATCACAGAACACGATCAGGAAGTCATCATGGTACCTGGTGGGCGCGGAGGTCTGGGAAATACCAACTTTAAGTCTTCCACCAACCAATCCCCTCAGTATGCACAACCCGGCGAAGAAGGCATAGAAGTCTGGCGCATTCTGGAGATGAAAGTACTCGCAGATGTAGGCCTGGTAGGCTTCCCCAACGCGGGTAAATCGACCCTGCTGGCTGCACTGACTGCCGCTAAGCCCGAAATTGCTAACTATCCTTTCACCACCATTACCCCCAATCTGGGCATTGTTCAGTATCGCGATGGCCGCTCTTTTGCGATGGCCGATATTCCTGGTATTATCGAAGATGCTCACTTGGGCAAAGGACTTGGGCACCGCTTTTTGCGGCATATCGAACGCAATGCGACCCTCCTTTTTTGTATTTCTGCCGATGCCGACAGCATCAAAGCATCCTACCGTATTCTCTTGAATGAGTTGGAGCAATACAACCCTGAATTGTTGGACAAACCCCGCTTGCTGGCTATCACCAAACGCGATTTGATTGACGATGAGCTGGAAGAATTGCTTACGCCCGAATTGCCAGAAGACATTCCTTATCTCTTTATTTCTGCCGTCACCAATCACGGGCTCACCGAGCTGAAAGATCGCCTGTGGACCTACATCAGCGAGGCCCGCAAAGACGATGACAGTAGAGGGGCTATGGAGGAAGAGGAATAA
- a CDS encoding sugar phosphate isomerase/epimerase family protein, whose product MQRRKFLQTTSYLAVGTLLPAKAAGCSKKQHLDNIGLQLYTIRDAMQRDDNETLRRVAAIGYNYVEGAGYLDGKLYGHSPQTFRAMLDNYGLKMPSGHVSWEAMKAAPEKAAATCKEAGQSFLVIPWWPEDKRTAEGYRELIEILNNAGQVCQRYGLQLAYHNHDFEFNKMVAGSRPINLLLAEVDPELVQFELDLYWIARAGSDYQEYFKKHAGRFPLWHVKDIDKTPDQFFAAVGEGSLDWPAIFSKEKQAGMQYFFVEQDRTVPGKDPFDEITISYNYLKGLRY is encoded by the coding sequence ATGCAACGTCGAAAATTTTTACAAACGACCAGTTACCTTGCGGTTGGAACATTACTGCCCGCTAAAGCCGCAGGTTGTTCAAAAAAGCAACATTTGGACAACATTGGTCTGCAGCTCTATACCATTCGCGATGCGATGCAGCGCGATGACAACGAAACGCTGCGCAGAGTGGCCGCTATCGGATACAACTACGTAGAGGGGGCCGGTTATCTTGACGGGAAACTTTACGGGCATAGCCCTCAGACTTTTCGGGCAATGCTAGACAATTATGGGTTAAAAATGCCCAGTGGACACGTCAGTTGGGAAGCCATGAAAGCCGCTCCGGAAAAAGCTGCTGCTACCTGCAAAGAAGCAGGCCAATCCTTTTTGGTAATTCCCTGGTGGCCTGAAGACAAGCGCACCGCAGAGGGATACCGTGAGCTGATTGAGATACTGAACAATGCAGGGCAAGTATGCCAACGCTACGGCCTGCAACTGGCCTACCACAACCATGATTTCGAATTCAATAAAATGGTAGCTGGCAGCCGCCCGATCAACCTACTGCTCGCCGAAGTTGACCCCGAACTGGTTCAGTTTGAATTGGACCTGTACTGGATCGCCAGAGCGGGAAGTGATTATCAGGAGTATTTTAAAAAGCATGCCGGGCGCTTTCCTTTATGGCACGTTAAGGACATCGACAAGACCCCCGATCAATTCTTTGCCGCAGTAGGCGAAGGAAGCTTGGATTGGCCCGCTATTTTCAGCAAGGAAAAGCAAGCAGGAATGCAGTACTTTTTTGTCGAGCAAGACCGTACCGTTCCCGGCAAAGATCCTTTTGATGAAATCACCATCAGCTATAATTACCTTAAAGGATTGCGCTATTAG